The Mannheimia pernigra sequence ATGACCGCTTGCTTACCAATTAAAATCACCTTAAAACTTACACCGAAACTATCAAAAATTTGCAAGATTTCTCCCCTTTTTTCAGGTATCATTACGCCATTCATAACAATAATTTTGGAGCAAATTGTGTCTTCCCTTTGGTCTGATTGCCTTAATCACTTACAAACGAAAGTATCGCCAACCGACTACAGCACTTGGCTACGTCCTCTACAGGCCAGTTCTGACAATGGAGAACTCACGCTTTATGCTCAAAATCAATTTGTTGAAAATTGGGTTAAAGACAAATTTTTATCCGAAATTACCGATCTTGCTCGCTTTTTAGCTAAAAATGATCATTTAGTTGTTACGCTAAAAGTGGGTATTAAGCCCACCGAGCAACCAAAGCCCCAACTTGGTACTCAAAACGCACCATCAGAATTTGCCAATACGGGCTTTAAAACAGGCTTAAATCCGCATCAAACTTTTGATAATTTTGTACAAGGCCGCTCCAACCAACTAGCGAAATTGGTGGCTCAACAAGTGGTAGATAATTTAGGTGAAAGCCATTGCAATCCACTCTCTTTCTATGCGGGCACAGGCTTAGGCAAAACCCACTTATTACACGCGATTGGTAATGAGTTAATCAAACGCAATCCAACCATTCGTGTGCTATATATCCATCTTGAGCGTTTTTATCGAGATATTATTAAAGCAATTAATAGCTCCAATAGTGATGCGGAAAAAATTAAGAAGTTCTATCGTTCACTAAATGTATTAATGATTGATGATATTCAATTCCTAGCAAATAAGCCAAAAGTTCAAGAAGAGTTTTTACATCTATTAAATGCACTATTTGAACAGAAAAAACAGATTATTCTGACTTCTGATATATTACCTAAAAATATTGATAAAATTGACACGGCGATTAAATCTCGTTTAAGTGGCGGTATTAGTGCCACGATTGAGCCACCTGAATTAGAAACCCGAGTAGCCATTCTTCGCCAAAAAGCCTTAGAACGAGGTGCAGATTTGCAAGAAGAGGCCGCTTATTTGATGGGGCAAAAACTCCGTACGAATGTGCGTGAATTAGAAGGTGCATTAAACCGTGTCATTGCGTGGCAAAAACTCACACTCCGCCCAATTACTGTTGATGCCGTACGTGAAACCTTACAAGATCTATTCGCCTCATTCGATTACTTAATTACGCTTGAAAATATTCAGCGAATTGTAGCGGAATATTATGGCATTAAAGTGGCAGATATTAAATCGAAAAGCCGTGCGAGAAGCGTTGCCCGCCCTCGCCAAATGGCGATGGCATTAGCAAAAGAGCTTACTAATCATAGCTTGCCTGAAATTGGCAGAGAATTTGGCGGACGAGATCACACAACTGTGCTACACGCCTGCAAAACGATTAATGAATTACGTGATACTGAAAGTGGCATCCAAGAAGATTATATTAATTTAACTCGTAAATTATCATCTTAAGCCGTTAAGAATAAAGGAATGATTATGCAAATTACGATTACTAGAGACCAGTTACTTAAACCTTTACAACAAGTATGCAGCGTATTGAGCAGCCGCCCAACTTTGCCAGTCATTAACAATATTTTGTTAAGAATTGAAGGCGATCGTTTATCCTTAACAGGAACAGATTTAGAAGTTGAATTGACCACCCAAGCTCAGCTACTACAAGCGGTCGATTTTGCTGGAAAATTTACCATTCCAGCAAAAAAATTCTTAGATATCAGCAAAAGTTTGCCTGATGACAGCGTGATTTCAGTTGAATTTGAAGAAGATAAAGCCCTCATCAAAGCAGGTCGTAGTAAATTTAGCCTAGCTACTTTGCCTGCCAGCGACTATCCAAATTTAATGGATTGGAGCCCTGAAGTCGATTTTTCTATTGAGCAATCTACTCTTGCACGACTTATTGATGCAACCCAATTTTCAATGGCAAACCAAGACGCCCGATATTTCTTAAACGGTATGAAGTTTGAAACCGAAGGTAACTTGTTACGCACAATAGCAACAGACGGACATCGTTTAGCTGTTTGTACTATGGTGTTAAACCAGGAGCTTTTAACCCATTCCGTTATTGTGCCACGAAAAGCCGTTCTTGAACTTTCACGTTTGGTGTCTGCAAGCAATGACGAAGTACGTTTAGAGATTGGTTCAAGCAATATTCGTATTACGATGAATGGTATCGTATTTACCTCCAAACTCATTGACGGTAGATTTCCAGACTACCGCCGAGTACTTCCTCGCAACGCAGATCGTATTTTAGAAGCTGACACTGAAACCTTAAAACGTGCTTTAATGCGTGCTGCGATTCTTTCAAACGAAAAATTTAGAGGCGTACGCTTAACGCTAAGCAACAACTTACTTAAAATTACCGCTAATAATCCAGAGCAAGAAGAAGCTGAAGAGATGATTGATGTCGCCTACGACAGCCCAGAAATGGAAGTCGGCTTTAATGTAAGCTATGTGTTAGACGTGCTAAACACTTTAAAATGCCAACGAGTACGCTTCAGCCTAGTTGATTCTAGCTCAAGCTGCTTAATTGAAGATTGTGATAACCCCTCTGCAGAATATGTAATTATGCCGATGCGTCTATAATCCTAGATGCTCTAAATAATAAGCCCCTATTTGATCTGCCCCCAAAAGTTAACACTGATTAAGGTGCAGATTTTTTATGCCTAAATACAACTAATCTTTCAAACAGCAAATCAATGTTATCTCCAAAACAGTAAATCGGATCATTAACACTATAACAATCAGCTGCTAGCGAAAACAAAAAGGACTAAGCCCGTGCAATACAGAACTTAGTCCTTAAATTAAAATAGCCTAAATTTTAGATTTAGATCAAAGCGTATAGCTTTTCGATACTACGCGTATTGATTAGTGAGCCAAAGGGCGAGCTAAACGATAGTTCGCAGCAGCTTTTTTCGCACCAAGCACACAAGCTACAAAGGTTAATAGTGTGCTAATTAACCAAAATAGACCCGAATATAGTGCAGCTTTACGAGCAGCTTCTTCAGCAGTAGCTAAAGCTTGTTCTGCTTTAGCTTTAGCATCAGCAACAGCTTGCTCAATTTTAGCTTTATATTCTTGATAAGCAGAAACTGCTTCATTGCGAATTTGCTGAGCTTCAGCTTCGCTTAAACCTTCATTTTTTAACTGAACGATGATTTTATCACCTGTTAACGCATTCTCAATTTCAGCAGCACGTTTTTTAGCATAATCATCTAGATTTTTCCAAGTCTCAATGCTGGTAAAGTCCATATTTTTGATTTCATTTTTAGTGGTATTAACCATTTTTTCTACCACATTAGCAGACGCACTGATTTGCTCTTTAGAGAATGTATCGTTGTTTTTAGCAACCCATTGTTCAATATCTTCACGACTGATGTTGCCAGTAACTTGTTGATAAAGCTCTTGTGCTTTATTGGCAATGATATTAATCACATTACCTGATTCTCCAGCAGATGCCTCTTCTAGTTCTTCAGAAATAATAGAACCGATAGAACTTGAACTGATAACACTCGTAGTTACACTAGCTGTCGAATTGATCGCAGAACCTGCAGTACGAGCAACGTTACCTAGCCCGTTCATAGTTGAAAAAGTAGTGATAACGATGATAGTAGCGGCAGTCAAGATACCCGTTAAGACAGCATCTTTTGGTAAGATGTCAGTGCCATCACCAAATAAAGCTTCAGGTGCTGATGCCTTAACAGCAAAATAGCCTGCAACAAAAGCACTGATTAAAGCTGTGATAACAGCATAAACGCCTGCAGCAATGCCAGCACCGCTTAAATCCAATGACAAGAATGAACCGACAACTAACGCTAAAGCAAACATAACCATGCTAACAACTAAGCCCATAACAAGCCCAGCCAAAATGCCGCGCCACGAAGGTCGTCTAGCTGACGTATATGAATGTTGCATATTTTCTCCTAATAACCAATAAATAAAATAATATGAAATAGGGATTACTTATTTATCCAAAAAGCAACCTTATTAATTTACTTAGGCTAACTAAATGAGCTAGCCATTTGATAAACGTTATCTTAATTCAATACATTTACCAAATAAAAAGCGATTGATTGAATTTAAATTTTAAAATTGATTGAAATAAATTTTCAATTAAAAATACTTCAAGCAAAATAAACCATCAAAATAAATTACTATCAATAGAAAAAAGAGAATACTCTCCTTTTCACTTTACGCTTCTATTATAATCAAATTTATTTTTTGATAGTAGTTTTTTTAATAAGTTTTTACTACTTTTGTAACAATTATTACAATATTCTAGGTTTCTAATCATCCACTATGGCAAGAAATTTGTTTTTCTATGAAAAAATTAACCCTCAACATCAAAAATATAAAAGCCTGATTGACTTTCTATTTTCAATCAGGCTTTATTTTTATAAATTATTCAAACGCACATCAATTAAAGTTTGCTCTTGAGGAGCCGCATTTAATCTAGCTTGTTCGTAAGCCATTTTAGCGGCAGGCTTATCACCTTTTGCAACAAGAATATCGCCAATTAGGATTTGCTTACGTAACTCCCACGCTTTATCTTGAATCTGAGTAAGACCTGCAAGTGCTTCATCGTAAGATTTTAATTGGTAATCCACTTGTGCTAAACGAAAACGAGCCAACGTTTTCAATGTAGAATCAGATTGAGTTAAAGCGGATTGTAACGCTACTTTAGCTGCAAAAAAATCGCCTTTTTCGACCGCTTGTTTTGCTCGCTCAAATTGTGCAAAAGTCGCATAGCTTGAATCTTGATTATCCGCAATAAACTTTTCTACAAGCGGTTGATTTTTATTTGGATTTTGCAAATAGCTCTCCATCACACGCTGATATGATGCGGAAGTCTTTTGTGCCGTTTCAAGCTGATGGTTTTTCCAAAAATTCCACCCCAAACTGGCTGCACAAACTAAAATAATTGCGACTAAAATAGGGGTACCATTTTCCTTAAACCAATTTTTGGCATCTTCAAACTGCTGTTCTTCGGTTTTATTTAAATATTCGTTACTCATTTTTTCTCCTAAAATCGTTTATTAAGTTCAGCAATTAGTTCTGATTGTGCAATCGTGATCTGCTCAGAACCTGAACGTAGGTCTTTGATAACCACTTTTTTTTCTGCCACTTCACTTTCGCCAATTACTAATGCAATCTTTGCTTCCATTTTATCTGCACGTTTAAATTGTTTTTGGAATTTTCCACCTGAACAGTGGCTCATTACACGCAGTTGCGGTATTTCAGTACGAATTTGTTCTGCAATTTCGAAGGCATTTACGGTTGAGCCTTCGCCCGAGAAAACAAGATAAACATCAACTGCTTTGGGTAAATCAATCTCTTTGTTCACTTCTTGCACAAGCAATACTAAACGCTCTAACCCCATTGCAAAACCAACACCTTGTGTTGCGTGTCCGCCAAGCTGCTCAACTAAACCATCATAACGCCCACCACCGCAAACAGTACCTTGTGAACCTAAAGCGGAAGTAACCCATTCAAATACAGTTTTGTTGTAATAATCTAACCCACGTACTAATTTGGGGTTGACTTCGTAACAAATGCCCATTGCATCAAGTAAACCACATAATTGAGCAAAATGCTCACGGCTCTCATCATCTAAATAATCAAGCAATTTTGGTGCCTCATTTAGCACTGCTTGTAATGTTTCATTTTTTGTATCGAGAATACGCAGTGGGTTTTTTACTAAACGCTCTTTCTCTTCCTCACTCATTAAAGCGGTGTGATTTTCCAAAAATTTTACCAATGCCGACCGATAATTTGCTCGAGCCTCTAATGAACCAATGGAATTAAGTTGAAGCGAAACGTGTTGCTCAATGCCCAAAGCTTTCCAAAGGCGAGCAGTTAAAAGAATTAATTCTGCATCAATTTCGGGATTAGGAATACCGAAAACCTCAACACCCGCTTGATGAAATTGGCGATAACGTCCTTTTTGTGGGCGTTCATGGCGGAACATTGGTCCTATATACCACAAGCGTTGTTCGTTATTATAAATCCAGCCACGCTCAATTGCTGCACGCACACAACCTGCTGTGCCTTCGGGGCGAAGGGTTAATTGCTCATCATTATCCCAGAATGTGTACATTTCTTTAGATACCACATCGGTGACTTCGCCAATCGCACGAGCAAATAACGGCGTACTTTCAACAATTGGCATACGCACTTCTGAATAGCCGTAACAGGCTAATACGTGACGTACTTTTTCTTCAACCCATTGCCATAATGGAGACTCAGTAGGTGAACAATCGTTCATTCCACGAATTGCTTGTATTGTTTTTGCCACAGTTTTATTCCTATTTATTTACAATATCTATACGGTTGTTCTGTTGTGCCACTCTAGCACGGATTTTAGCTTCTAGTTGGTCAATTAATTTTGCATTATCAAAACGCTCTTTTTGACGCACGCCATCTAAATAAAAACCACTCATTTTATTACTGCCCGTTACGCCTAAATCAGAGATCAGTGCTTCACCTGGACCATTGACCACACAACCGATAATAGAAACATCCATCGGGGTGATAATATCTTCTAAACGCTGCTCTAGCTCGTTTACTGTTGCAATCACATCAATTTCTTGGCGTGAGCAAGTTGGGCAAGCAATAAAGTTAATGCCACGTGAGCGGATACGCAGAGATTTTAAAATATCAAAACCCACTTTAATTTCTTCTACTGGATCGGCAGCCAGAGAAATACGTAAAGTATCACCAATACCTTCCGCTAATAACAAGCCTAGCCCAACCGCAGATTTTACAGATCCCGCTCTTGCCCCACCTGCTTCCGTGATCCCTAAATGTAGCGGCTGATCTATTTGTTTTGCAAGCAGTCGATAAGATTCAACCGCTAAGAACACATCTGAAGCTTTCACACTTACTTTAAATTGATCAAAATTGAGACGATCAAGATGATCCACGTGACGTAATGCTGACTCCAACAACGCTTGTGGCGTAGGTTCGCCATACTTCTCTTGCAAATCACGCTCAAGTGATCCTGCATTAACGCCAATGCGGATTGGAATATTTTTATCTCTTGCACAATCAACTACCGCACGAATACGCTCTTCATTACCAATATTACCCGGATTAATACGCAGGCAATCTACGCCGTATTCCGCCACTTTTAACGCAATACGATAATCAAAATGAATATCCGCAACCAACGGCACATTCACTTGCTGTTTAATCACTTTAAATGCTTCCGCAGAATCCATTGTTGGTACAGAAACACGCACAATGTCTGCCCCAACACGTTCTAACGCTTTAATTTGAGCTACTGTTGCCTCCACATCTGTGGTGCGTGTATTGGTCATTGATTGTACAGAAATCGGGGCATCTCCCCCTACTGGCACATTACCGACATAGATTTTTTTCGATACCCGACGTTTAATTGGTGATTGATGTATCATATTCTTTCTAGTAGTTAAAAGTTGTAGAACAGAAAACACTCGTAGAAAATAACGACGAAACGGTTATATTTACGTGCGTTTTATTCTTAAGAAGATTATTGCAACGGCAAACGGATACGAGCAACACGTCCATCAATTTTTAACGGTACTTCCTCTCCTTTGTAGTAAATTTTTACGTTTGCTGGCGCGCCGATGGTTAAGCGGTATTGCTCATTTTCATTAAAGGTTAATACTTCGCCATTACTGTAAAGCTTCTCCGCTAAACGTTTATTTTTAGCATTTCTTACCGTAACCCAACTTTGTGAGCCAGTAATTTCAATGCGTAATTCATCATTGCCTACCACTACTGGTGGCTCTGCTACGTCAACATCTATTATCGTTTCTGCTTTTTGCAAAACATTCGCAGGTTCAGTCGTTATTTCTGTTTCAGTTTTTGGTTGCTCCGCAGTTTGTTCTTGTGCAGGTAACAATTCTTCAGACTGAACTGGTTGTTCAATAACTAACGCATTAGATTCCTCTGGTAAATCGTTCGTAATTTGAGCAATAGGTGCTGAATTAACTAGCTGCTCACGATTTTCCTGATCTTTTTGATAACCTTGCCACCACCATAAAAGTGTCATACCTAACGCAGCTAAAAGCACTAATATGGTTAAATATTTTAATGCTTTACCCTGCGAATTAGACGATGATCGTACAGGAGCAACTTTTGTAACCTCTTTCGGAATAGTTACCTCACCATAATTGACAGAAGAAACCAATGATTCGGGCAACCGTAAAAATTTCACATAATTACGTACATAACCACGCACAAAGGTTGGAGCAACATTTTTTAAAATAAAAATATCATTTTCAATAGAATCAATATGTGATTTTTTTAGATTTGTTTTTTGAGCTACTTCTACAATTGAAAGATTTAATGCCTCACGAGCTGCTCTTAATTTCTGCCCTAAAGTGAGAGCTGAATTAGGCTGCTCCTGAATAGGATTCACTGATTCGGTCATATAACACTCTTGAAATAAAATAGTGGAAATAAAATTCAAAAATTACTCGAAAGTTTAAAGAGGTAATGCCCATTTTGCAATCGTAACGAGCAAAAATCTTAAAAATTTAGCAAACAAGCGGCCATATTTAAAAAATTTTTTGCAAATTTCATTAAAAATATGACCGCTTGTATCTCGGAAAATTTAAGAAGCTAAAGAGGCTTTTGCTGCCGCAATTGCTTCTGCAATACGCTGTGGATTTACTCCACCTTTAGCACAACGTTTTTCTAAGCAGGATTCTAATGACAGAATAGGATAAACATCATCGCTAATTGTGTGGTGGAATTGTTGGAATTCTCTAATGCTTAATGCCTCAAGTGGCTCTTTTTTGCTGATGGCATAAACCACGGCTTCCCCCACAATATGATGTGCTTCACGAAATGGCACCCCCTTCACCACAAGGTAATCGGCTAATTCAGTTGCATTTGCATAGCCTTGCTGTGCGGCTTCACGAGTACGTTCCGTATTCACTTGAATATCAACCAACACTAATTCTGCAATTTCCAAACAAGCTTGCCAAGTTTCAAGGGCATCAAAAATACCTTCTTTGTCTTCTTGCATATCTTTGTTATAAGCAAGCGGTAAACCTTTTAAAGTGGTTAAAAGCCCTGTTAATGCCCCAAATACACGCCCTGATTTACCACGAATTAGCTCGCAAGCATCTGGGTTTTTCTTCTGTGGCATAAGTGATGAGCCTGAAGTGACGCGATCAGACATTTCAAGAAAGCCCGATTCGCCGCTATTGAAAATAATCAAATCTTCGGCAAAACGTGATAAATGCACCATACTGATGGCAGCAGTTGAAAGTAATTCCAAAATATGATCGCGGTCTGACACGCTATCTAAACTGTTACGCGTCGCTTCTTCAAAGCCCAAATCACGGGCAAGGAGATCACGATCAATACCATAAGCAGTTCCCGCTAATGCACCCGAACCAAGTGGGCAAGTGCTCATACGTTTATTCGCATCATTTAAACGGCTGAAATCACGCTCAAGCATTTCATAATATGCCATACACCAATGGGCAAAAGTAACAGGCTGTGCACGTTGCAAGTGCGTGTAGCCAGGCATTACCGAATTTTGATTCTCTTCCGCCACGGAAACTAAACGTTCTTGCAACGCACGAATACGCTCTTGCAACGCCGTTGCTTGTACTTTGCACCACATTTTAATGTCTAACGCAACTTGGTCATTACGGCTACGCCCAGTGTGCAATTTTTTACCTAAATCACCTACTTTCTCAATTAACTTAGATTCAACCCAGCTGTGGATATCTTCTGCATCATCTTTTAAGATGATGGTTAAATTAGCCTCCACCTCCGCACGCACTTCTTTCAATGCTGCAATCAGCTGTTCTAACTCTGCTTCCGTTAAAATACCGACTGATGTAATCGCTTTTGCCCAACCTATTGACCCTTCAATATCTTGAATGACTAAGCGATAATCAAAACGTAATGAGTCATTAAAATATTTAAATTTTGCATCTGCTTGTTGTGTAAAACGTCCACCCCAAAGAGCCATAATTCTATTCCTTTTATATTATCAAAATGAAAAGGTGCTTTATCGCCTTCCTTTTTTGCTTGTGCTATTTTGCATAAATATGCAAAATATTTCAATATTTATTAAAATTATTTTAGCTGTGCTTCAATAATTCCACCGCCTAGGCAAACTTCACCTAAATAAAACACGGCTGATTGACCTGGCGTCACTGCAATTTGCGGCTCATCAAATACCACGCGAATAGTTTCATCATCAATTACTTGAATTTCACAGGCAATATCTGCCTGACGATAACGAGTTTTCACAGTACAACGTAAATTTTCACGCAGTGGTTGCATATCTACCCAGGTGAGTTGTTTTGCAATTAAGCCAGTTGAAAGTAGTGCTGAATTATCGTGCCCTTGAGCCACCACCAGAACATTATTGATGAGATCTTTCTCCACCACATAAAACGGATCTTCACTCAAGCCTTTTACACCACCAATCCCTAAACCTTTACGCTGACCGAGCGTGTGGTACATTAAACCATCGTGGCGACCAACCACTTTCCCCTCCACCGTGCGAATTTCGCCAGGTTGAGCTGGCAGGTAGCGTGCTAAGAAATCTTTAAATTTACGCTCACCGATAAAACAAATTCCAGTCGAATCTTTTTTCTTCGCCGTTGCCAAACCCAAATCTTCAGCAATCGCCCGCACAATCGGCTTTTCAATTTCGCCGACAGGGAATAAACTCTGCCCAACTTGCTTTTTATTGATAGCGTATAAAAAATAGCTCTGATCTTTATTTTCATCTAAACCACGCAGTAATTTTGCGTTTTGATCGTCCTCACTACGGCGAACGTAATGCCCTGTAGCGATATAGTTTGCACCAAGATCTTCTGCCGCATATTCCAAAAATGCTTTGAATTTGATCTCTTTGTTACACAAGATATCAGGATTTGGCGTACGTCCTGCTTTATATTCTGCTAAGAAATATTCAAATACGTTGTCCCAATATTCCGCTGCAAAATTGATTTTATGCAATTTTATTCCCAGCTTACCAGCCACAGCTTGAGCATCCGCTAAATCAGCGGCTGCAGTGCAGTAATCTGTGTCATCATCTTCTTCCCAATTTTTCATAAACAAGCCCTCAACGATATAGCCTTGTTGTTGAAGAATAAAAGCAGAAACAGAGGAATCTACCCCACCTGACATACCAATAATCACTTTTTTCTTAGCATTTTCAGCAAGCTGTTCTGGCGTTAGTTTAGGGAAATGGATATCATACGTTTTTGAGGTTAATTGAGTTGTCATAAGTCTCCCGTAACTTCGGTTAAGGCGAAGCACATTGGTTTGTTATAAAAGCAGCAAGCGGTGAAATTTGCAAAAAATTTTGCAAATCGTACCGCTTATACATAGATAATAAAATTTAGAGTGTAAAGATAAATTACTTCACTTCGTAAAATTGTGGTTCTTTATTAAAATGTGCTACTTCTTCAGGATCTGCCGTGCCGTCTGCGATTTTCGATTTTAAGTTATCACAGGGCTCTTCACAGTCGCACATTTTTTTCATACCTAAAGCGGTAATGCCACCACAACTGCCTTTGATGGTTTTACCTTTCACAATAAAGCCAATTGACATTGCAAAAATCACTGCAATAAAAAAACCAAAGGTTAATAATACTGTTTCCATTTTACACTCCAACTATTGTAATTGAATCAATTTTTTAAATTCGCTCGACATTTGCGACTCAAACTTGTCACCATTTTTAATAATTAAAAATATCGCTAACTTTTCACGCTCTGCCAGTGCCAAGGCTTTTTCTGCGCCTAGTACAAATAAGCCCGTTGATAATCCGTCTGCTGTCATCGTTGTTGGGGCAAGGACGGTAATTGAAGCTAAATTGTGGCTCACCGGGCTTAATTTTTGTGGGTCAATAATATGTGAAAGACGGTTGCCGTTTTCATCTTCAAAATAATTACGGTAATTGCCCGATGTTGCCATACCTAAATTATGTAAAGGCACTGTAATTTGTGCAGATTGAGATTGCTCCATTATAGGCTGTTCAATCGCAATTCGCCAATCTAATCCTTTTAAATTTTTACCTTTACCACGCAGCTCACCACCGATTTCTACTAAGTAGTTGCTCACACCTGCATTTTCAAGATATTCCGCTAGCTTATCTACGCCAAAACCTTTCGCAATAGAAGATAAATCTAAATAAAGATTAGGCACCGTTTTAGTCAGCGTTGGCTTATCACCCATTTTTAGGTTGATTTTATCAATGCCAACATAGCTAGACAATTCTTTAATTTTCTCGTCAGAAGGCACTATGTTTAAACGCTTATCGGGTCCAAATCCCCATAAATTTACTAGTGGCCCAACCGTAATATCTAGTGCCCCTTCTGTCATTTTATTTAAACGAATAGCCTCTTCCACTACTTTTGCAAAATCTTGCGAAATTTCAACCGCTTGGTTCGCTTCTTTGAGTTGATTAAATTGGCTAATTTCAGAATCTGGTTGGTAAGTGGACATTTGGTTGTTCACTTCAACTAATAAACCATCTAACTCATTTTTTACTTTTTCAGGATTAGCTAAGTTCTTCACTTCGCCATTATCAATATATTTGACTGTGTAAGTCGTTCCCATTGTTTTGCCTTGCAAGACGATTTGCTCTGGGGCTTTTCCGCAAGCGGTTAAAATAAAAAGAGTAGTACATAGAAGAAATAATTTTTTCATGAGGATTAATAGGCTTAAGAATTTGGCAGAATTATAGCATATTCTATACTTAAATTAGCACGGTATATCTCTGTAAAATCAATTATTTAAATTTTTTACGACAAAAATAAACTGTTTTTCAATACGACTAATGGTTCTCTCAGTGAAATAAAAGGCTTTTTGAAGAGCTGAGATATCGAACTTTTTATTTTTCTACCCTATATTGAAATAGCAAGCGGTTGATTTTACAAAAAACTCTGCAAAATCAACCGCTTGTTGTTTATTGAAACGAAGGGCTATTAGCCGCCGAAATCATCTAACAAGATGTTTTCATCTTCAACACCTAAGCTTTTCAGCATACCGATTACGGCGGCATTCATCACCGGTGGACCACACATATAGTATTCACAGTCTTCAGGTGCTTCGTGATTTTTCAGGTAA is a genomic window containing:
- the argH gene encoding argininosuccinate lyase, producing MALWGGRFTQQADAKFKYFNDSLRFDYRLVIQDIEGSIGWAKAITSVGILTEAELEQLIAALKEVRAEVEANLTIILKDDAEDIHSWVESKLIEKVGDLGKKLHTGRSRNDQVALDIKMWCKVQATALQERIRALQERLVSVAEENQNSVMPGYTHLQRAQPVTFAHWCMAYYEMLERDFSRLNDANKRMSTCPLGSGALAGTAYGIDRDLLARDLGFEEATRNSLDSVSDRDHILELLSTAAISMVHLSRFAEDLIIFNSGESGFLEMSDRVTSGSSLMPQKKNPDACELIRGKSGRVFGALTGLLTTLKGLPLAYNKDMQEDKEGIFDALETWQACLEIAELVLVDIQVNTERTREAAQQGYANATELADYLVVKGVPFREAHHIVGEAVVYAISKKEPLEALSIREFQQFHHTISDDVYPILSLESCLEKRCAKGGVNPQRIAEAIAAAKASLAS
- the mnmA gene encoding tRNA 2-thiouridine(34) synthase MnmA, with amino-acid sequence MTTQLTSKTYDIHFPKLTPEQLAENAKKKVIIGMSGGVDSSVSAFILQQQGYIVEGLFMKNWEEDDDTDYCTAAADLADAQAVAGKLGIKLHKINFAAEYWDNVFEYFLAEYKAGRTPNPDILCNKEIKFKAFLEYAAEDLGANYIATGHYVRRSEDDQNAKLLRGLDENKDQSYFLYAINKKQVGQSLFPVGEIEKPIVRAIAEDLGLATAKKKDSTGICFIGERKFKDFLARYLPAQPGEIRTVEGKVVGRHDGLMYHTLGQRKGLGIGGVKGLSEDPFYVVEKDLINNVLVVAQGHDNSALLSTGLIAKQLTWVDMQPLRENLRCTVKTRYRQADIACEIQVIDDETIRVVFDEPQIAVTPGQSAVFYLGEVCLGGGIIEAQLK
- the nqrM gene encoding (Na+)-NQR maturation NqrM; amino-acid sequence: METVLLTFGFFIAVIFAMSIGFIVKGKTIKGSCGGITALGMKKMCDCEEPCDNLKSKIADGTADPEEVAHFNKEPQFYEVK
- a CDS encoding FAD:protein FMN transferase — protein: MKKLFLLCTTLFILTACGKAPEQIVLQGKTMGTTYTVKYIDNGEVKNLANPEKVKNELDGLLVEVNNQMSTYQPDSEISQFNQLKEANQAVEISQDFAKVVEEAIRLNKMTEGALDITVGPLVNLWGFGPDKRLNIVPSDEKIKELSSYVGIDKINLKMGDKPTLTKTVPNLYLDLSSIAKGFGVDKLAEYLENAGVSNYLVEIGGELRGKGKNLKGLDWRIAIEQPIMEQSQSAQITVPLHNLGMATSGNYRNYFEDENGNRLSHIIDPQKLSPVSHNLASITVLAPTTMTADGLSTGLFVLGAEKALALAEREKLAIFLIIKNGDKFESQMSSEFKKLIQLQ